In one Paracoccus everestensis genomic region, the following are encoded:
- a CDS encoding UbiH/UbiF/VisC/COQ6 family ubiquinone biosynthesis hydroxylase, with amino-acid sequence MDFAPRSCMIAAMELDADILIAGGGLNGPTLALALAQAGLRVIVVDSRPADARAGDNFDGRAYALAVSSQRLLKALGLWAGLTGDSQPIGQVKASQGRPGEGALPFFLHFDSAEIEEGPVGFMLEDRFLYRALLAAMRDRVQNLPGLSVVDQQTTSGGIQATLSDGRSLRARLLVGADGRGSGVAARAGIRRQGWDYGQTALVAAIAHDHPHHGIAQQYFMETGPLAILPLPGNRSSVVWSETHDNARAIAALPDDAFLDVLRPRFGDYLGNISLAGARFTYPLSLSLADRYVADRVALVGDAAHGVHPIAGQGLNLGLRDVAALAEVLVDASRRGEDIGSDLVLERYQGWRRFDATSLALGMDGVNRLFGSSNPVLSAARGIGMGLVSAIPALRRGFMRQAAGLSVDPMPRLLLGQAL; translated from the coding sequence ATGGACTTCGCCCCGCGCTCGTGCATGATCGCGGCGATGGAACTTGATGCCGATATCCTGATCGCCGGAGGCGGGCTGAACGGCCCCACCCTGGCGCTTGCCCTGGCCCAGGCGGGGCTGCGCGTGATCGTGGTCGATTCCCGTCCAGCCGATGCGCGGGCGGGCGACAACTTCGACGGGCGGGCCTATGCGCTTGCCGTGTCCTCTCAGCGGTTGCTGAAGGCGCTTGGGTTGTGGGCGGGGCTGACAGGCGACAGCCAGCCGATAGGCCAGGTCAAAGCGTCCCAAGGCCGCCCCGGCGAAGGGGCCTTGCCCTTTTTCCTGCATTTCGACAGCGCCGAGATCGAGGAAGGCCCGGTCGGCTTTATGCTGGAGGACCGGTTCCTGTATCGCGCGCTGCTGGCGGCGATGCGGGACCGGGTGCAGAATCTGCCGGGGCTTTCGGTCGTGGACCAGCAGACCACGTCAGGCGGGATCCAGGCCACGCTGTCGGATGGCCGCAGCTTGCGCGCCCGGCTGCTGGTGGGCGCGGATGGGCGTGGATCCGGGGTGGCCGCCCGCGCCGGGATTCGGCGGCAAGGCTGGGATTACGGCCAGACCGCCCTGGTGGCGGCCATCGCGCATGACCACCCCCATCACGGCATCGCGCAACAGTATTTCATGGAAACCGGGCCGCTGGCGATCCTGCCCCTGCCCGGCAACCGCAGCAGCGTCGTCTGGTCGGAAACCCATGACAACGCCCGCGCCATCGCCGCCCTGCCCGATGATGCCTTCCTGGACGTGCTGCGCCCGCGCTTTGGCGATTACCTGGGCAACATTTCCCTGGCAGGTGCGCGCTTCACCTATCCGTTGAGCCTGTCGCTGGCCGATCGCTATGTCGCGGACCGGGTGGCCCTGGTGGGCGACGCGGCGCATGGCGTGCATCCCATCGCGGGCCAGGGGCTGAACCTGGGGCTGCGCGACGTGGCGGCGCTTGCGGAGGTTCTGGTCGATGCGTCGCGCCGGGGCGAGGATATCGGGTCGGATCTGGTCCTGGAACGATACCAGGGCTGGCGGCGGTTCGATGCCACCAGCCTGGCGCTTGGCATGGACGGGGTGAACCGGCTGTTTGGCAGCAGCAATCCGGTCCTGTCCGCCGCGCGCGGCATCGGCATGGGACTGGTCAGCGCGATTCCCGCCCTGCGGCGCGGCTTCATGCGGCAGGCAGCAGGGCTGTCGGTCGATCCGATGCCGCGGCTGCTTCTGGGGCAGGCTTTGTAG
- a CDS encoding UdgX family uracil-DNA binding protein (This protein belongs to the uracil DNA glycosylase superfamily, members of which act in excision repair of DNA. However, it belongs more specifically to UdgX branch, whose founding member was found to bind uracil in DNA (where it does not belong), without cleaving it, appears to promote DNA repair by a pathway involving RecA, rather than base excision.) yields the protein MIGVDLPHFGRFEAWRDTARQLASSRVAPDQVIWGDTGLFGADPVPPPGLHPVVATRDFLNLAGTVASHSDPERWALLYAALIRLQDDRGFIANPADPLTDRLGRMAKSVRRDIHKMHAFVRFNEMPGDGPRRRFGAWFEPEHPILEAASPFFAKRFADMDWLIATPEGTARFDGSLRFEPPAPRPNLPPDASHELWQTYFANIFNPARIKTNAMRSEMPVKYWKNLPETGLIAQMLADAPRRVQAMRDAGASTAPGFAAKVTARIRQAPDEAPPQDLDTAAGQASRCTRCDLCHAATQTVWGKGDPAAPLMIVGEAPGDQEDLQGRPFVGPAGQLLHRVMDQAGLDPARVWMTNAVKHFKFTPRGKRRIHQTPNATEVKQCRWWLDLERRLVQPKLTLAMGATAAFALTGDNRPLTPRRGMVETTLDGGPVLLTWHPSLILRLDPTRAEEARHQFAADLTQAAKMMAA from the coding sequence GTGATCGGCGTCGATCTGCCCCATTTCGGACGTTTCGAGGCCTGGCGCGACACGGCTCGCCAGCTTGCCAGCAGCCGCGTGGCGCCTGACCAGGTGATCTGGGGCGATACCGGGTTGTTCGGCGCCGATCCTGTCCCGCCCCCCGGCTTGCACCCGGTGGTGGCGACCAGGGATTTTCTCAATCTGGCCGGGACCGTGGCCAGCCATTCCGACCCGGAACGCTGGGCCTTGCTGTATGCCGCGCTGATCCGGCTGCAGGATGACCGGGGTTTCATCGCCAATCCTGCCGACCCCCTGACAGACCGGCTGGGTCGCATGGCGAAATCCGTGCGCCGCGACATCCACAAGATGCACGCCTTTGTCCGTTTCAATGAAATGCCGGGCGACGGCCCGCGCCGCCGGTTTGGCGCCTGGTTCGAACCCGAGCATCCCATTCTGGAAGCCGCGTCGCCGTTCTTTGCGAAACGCTTCGCCGACATGGACTGGCTGATCGCCACGCCCGAAGGCACGGCCCGCTTTGACGGCAGTCTGCGATTTGAACCGCCCGCGCCGCGTCCCAACCTGCCCCCCGATGCCAGCCATGAATTGTGGCAAACTTATTTCGCCAACATCTTCAACCCGGCGCGGATCAAGACCAATGCCATGCGGTCGGAAATGCCGGTGAAATACTGGAAGAACCTGCCGGAAACCGGGCTGATCGCGCAGATGCTGGCGGACGCGCCCCGCCGGGTGCAGGCCATGCGCGACGCCGGCGCCAGCACCGCGCCCGGCTTTGCCGCCAAGGTCACGGCACGGATCCGGCAGGCCCCGGACGAGGCCCCGCCCCAAGATCTGGACACTGCCGCAGGGCAGGCCAGCCGCTGCACCCGCTGCGACCTGTGCCATGCCGCAACCCAGACCGTCTGGGGCAAGGGTGATCCCGCAGCGCCCCTGATGATCGTGGGCGAGGCGCCGGGCGATCAGGAAGATCTGCAAGGCCGCCCCTTTGTCGGTCCCGCCGGGCAGTTGCTGCACCGGGTCATGGATCAGGCGGGACTGGACCCGGCCCGTGTCTGGATGACCAATGCGGTGAAGCATTTCAAGTTCACCCCCCGCGGCAAGCGCCGCATCCACCAGACCCCCAATGCCACCGAGGTCAAGCAGTGTCGCTGGTGGCTGGATTTGGAACGCCGCCTTGTCCAGCCGAAGCTGACGCTGGCGATGGGTGCCACGGCGGCTTTTGCCTTGACGGGCGACAACCGCCCCCTGACCCCTCGGCGCGGCATGGTGGAAACCACGCTGGACGGCGGCCCGGTCCTGCTGACCTGGCATCCCAGCCTTATCCTGCGGCTGGATCCAACCCGGGCCGAGGAAGCGCGCCACCAGTTCGCGGCCGACCTGACGCAAGCTGCCAAGATGATGGCCGCCTAA
- a CDS encoding putative DNA modification/repair radical SAM protein → MAQRTLQQKLAILSDAAKYDASCASSGTTRRDSRDGGLGSSGGMGICHAYTPDGRCISLLKILMTNFCIYDCAYCINRVSSNVERARFTPEEVVTLTLEFYRRNMIEGLFLSSGIIRSPDETMSQMVRIARTLRVEHGFKGYIHLKTIPDASPALVAEAGLYADRLSVNIELPQDASIRELAPEKRPETIRAAMADVRLSREAAKEKTHTGKRPPRFAPAGQSTQMIVGADAATDRDILATSANLYSGYDLKRVYYSAFSPIPDASAALPLIKPPLMREHRLYQADWLMRFYGFDAEEIGAAHPSGFLDLAIDPKLAWALSNRAQFPVDVATATKEMLLRVPGFGTKTVTRILAARRNGPVRYGDLLRMGAIMSKARAFVTLPDWHPGALTDSDRLRARFAPKAEQLQLL, encoded by the coding sequence ATGGCACAACGCACCCTTCAGCAGAAGCTGGCGATCCTGTCGGACGCGGCAAAATACGACGCCTCCTGCGCCAGCAGCGGCACGACGCGGCGCGATTCCCGGGATGGCGGCCTGGGATCGTCGGGGGGCATGGGCATCTGCCATGCCTATACGCCGGACGGGCGCTGCATCAGCCTGCTGAAGATCCTGATGACGAACTTCTGCATCTATGATTGCGCCTATTGCATCAACCGCGTCAGCAGCAATGTCGAACGCGCCCGCTTCACGCCCGAGGAGGTCGTGACGCTGACGCTGGAATTCTATCGCCGCAACATGATCGAGGGGCTGTTCCTGTCGTCTGGCATCATCCGCAGCCCCGATGAGACGATGAGCCAGATGGTTCGCATCGCCCGGACCTTGCGCGTCGAACATGGCTTTAAGGGTTACATCCACCTCAAGACCATTCCCGATGCATCCCCCGCCCTGGTGGCCGAGGCGGGTCTGTATGCCGACCGCCTGTCGGTCAACATCGAACTGCCCCAGGATGCCAGCATCCGGGAACTGGCCCCCGAAAAGCGCCCCGAAACGATCCGCGCCGCCATGGCCGACGTGCGCCTGTCCCGGGAAGCCGCCAAGGAAAAGACCCATACCGGCAAGCGCCCGCCGCGTTTCGCCCCGGCAGGCCAGTCCACGCAGATGATCGTCGGCGCAGATGCGGCGACGGACCGGGACATCCTGGCGACCTCGGCCAACCTGTATTCCGGCTATGACCTGAAGCGGGTTTATTATTCGGCCTTCAGCCCGATTCCCGACGCATCCGCCGCCCTGCCGCTGATCAAGCCGCCCTTGATGCGCGAACACCGGCTGTATCAGGCCGACTGGCTGATGCGCTTTTACGGGTTCGATGCCGAGGAGATCGGCGCGGCCCACCCGTCGGGTTTCCTGGATCTGGCCATTGATCCGAAACTGGCCTGGGCCTTGTCGAATCGGGCGCAGTTTCCTGTCGATGTGGCGACCGCGACCAAGGAAATGCTGCTGCGCGTCCCGGGCTTCGGCACCAAGACGGTGACCCGGATCCTGGCCGCGCGGCGCAACGGGCCGGTGCGCTATGGCGATCTGCTGCGCATGGGGGCGATCATGTCGAAGGCGCGCGCTTTTGTGACGCTGCCCGACTGGCATCCGGGCGCGCTGACCGACAGCGACCGCCTGCGCGCGCGATTCGCGCCCAAGGCCGAGCAGCTGCAATTGCTGTGA
- a CDS encoding LolA family protein, with product MNIRSLALAPALVLGLAFPALAEKIPLNELSRYLNRMTTATSEFTQVNPDGSISTGTVYIQRPGRVRFEYNNDNTLVMASGGNVAVFDPKSSGPQQYPLSQTPLSIILDANVNLGRANMVTAHTEAKNATVVTAQDPQNPQYGNIQMVFTAAPTQLRQWVVTDDSGQKTTVILGEMREGGSIPASKFSINNEVARRN from the coding sequence ATGAACATCAGATCGCTCGCCCTTGCGCCCGCCCTTGTCCTTGGCCTCGCCTTTCCGGCCCTGGCCGAGAAAATTCCCTTGAACGAATTGTCGCGCTATCTGAACCGGATGACGACAGCGACCTCTGAATTCACGCAGGTCAACCCAGACGGTTCGATCTCGACCGGGACGGTCTATATCCAACGGCCCGGACGGGTGCGTTTCGAATACAATAACGACAACACGCTGGTCATGGCATCGGGCGGAAACGTGGCGGTGTTCGATCCGAAATCCAGCGGGCCGCAACAATATCCGCTGTCGCAAACGCCGCTGTCGATCATCCTGGACGCCAACGTGAACTTGGGCCGCGCGAACATGGTGACGGCCCATACGGAAGCGAAGAACGCGACGGTTGTCACGGCGCAGGATCCGCAAAACCCGCAATACGGCAATATCCAGATGGTCTTCACCGCCGCGCCGACGCAGTTGCGTCAATGGGTCGTGACCGATGACAGCGGCCAGAAGACCACCGTGATCTTGGGCGAGATGCGCGAGGGCGGGTCGATCCCGGCATCGAAATTCTCGATCAACAACGAGGTGGCGCGGCGCAATTGA